One part of the Dyadobacter sp. 676 genome encodes these proteins:
- a CDS encoding response regulator transcription factor, whose product MKVLIVDDHFMIRNSMKFMLQDLYSEIEFIEEDNYYNAERHFSNPDIALIILDIDIPGGTGTNMVKQIRAARNDVRILICSASDEEQMAIHYIVAGADGYLEKSVDPQEAARAVATVLNGKRYVSADVQRQLLEVFSGRHGATNPLASVRLSVREKQVMHLLLEGKWVKEIAAMLNVQANTISTFKSRIFSKFGASSLFDLEKKAKEKGLYHK is encoded by the coding sequence ATGAAAGTGTTAATTGTTGACGATCATTTTATGATCCGGAACAGCATGAAATTCATGCTGCAAGATTTGTATAGTGAAATTGAATTCATTGAGGAGGATAACTATTATAATGCCGAACGGCATTTTTCGAACCCGGATATTGCGCTGATCATTCTTGATATCGATATCCCCGGCGGTACGGGTACAAATATGGTTAAACAGATCAGGGCAGCACGTAATGACGTGCGGATCTTGATTTGTTCGGCCTCCGATGAAGAGCAGATGGCTATACATTATATTGTTGCCGGGGCAGACGGTTACCTAGAAAAATCCGTTGATCCACAAGAAGCTGCAAGGGCGGTAGCGACGGTGCTGAACGGTAAGCGGTACGTAAGCGCGGACGTGCAGCGCCAGCTGTTAGAAGTATTTTCCGGAAGGCATGGCGCGACTAATCCGTTGGCGAGCGTTCGGCTTTCAGTCAGGGAAAAACAGGTAATGCACCTTTTACTGGAAGGAAAGTGGGTAAAGGAAATCGCGGCGATGCTCAACGTACAAGCCAATACAATCAGCACTTTCAAGTCCCGGATTTTCTCGAAATTCGGTGCAAGCAGTCTGTTTGACCTGGAAAAGAAGGCAAAGGAAAAAGGTCTGTACCATAAATGA
- a CDS encoding response regulator transcription factor, with protein sequence MNILIISDNPVFSLGLRSTIAARFPLTIFFEVNSLQLADHIIRQQDFEIMILDAVSTQDSKTVYLIKRIREHFPDLGILVDLGDESLDVHFYIRLGANAFVSSKASAVELQSAVIALASNPQSKYVSSDIEQLLLSQLTSSCETIRLTVKEKLIARLLVSSRSRNEIAQTVGINPNSVSNYKRIIFEKLRVASIPQLKAKMQIDSERV encoded by the coding sequence ATGAATATTCTGATCATTTCCGACAACCCTGTTTTTTCTTTGGGACTACGGTCAACGATAGCGGCAAGGTTTCCACTGACAATTTTTTTCGAGGTAAATTCCCTTCAACTAGCTGATCATATAATTCGCCAGCAGGATTTTGAAATAATGATCCTGGATGCGGTATCCACCCAGGATAGTAAGACCGTCTATTTGATCAAGCGCATCAGAGAGCATTTCCCTGACTTGGGTATCCTGGTAGATTTGGGAGACGAATCGCTGGACGTCCACTTTTACATTCGCCTTGGTGCAAACGCATTCGTATCCAGCAAAGCTTCTGCGGTGGAACTGCAAAGTGCGGTGATCGCCTTGGCATCCAACCCGCAAAGCAAGTATGTTAGCAGTGATATAGAACAACTTTTGCTATCCCAGTTGACCAGTAGTTGTGAAACGATCCGGCTTACTGTCAAAGAAAAATTGATTGCCAGATTATTGGTCTCGTCAAGGTCAAGAAATGAAATCGCCCAAACAGTCGGTATCAATCCCAACTCGGTGAGCAACTACAAAAGGATTATCTTTGAAAAGCTTAGAGTCGCCTCAATACCGCAGCTGAAGGCAAAAATGCAAATCGACAGCGAGCGGGTGTAG